The following proteins come from a genomic window of Macadamia integrifolia cultivar HAES 741 chromosome 14, SCU_Mint_v3, whole genome shotgun sequence:
- the LOC122061380 gene encoding pentatricopeptide repeat-containing protein At5g52850, chloroplastic — translation MSFCKFITSDLFYSPLLPPFQTQVIIPSLRNLILPAFLHYCNFDQQKPFAFSSLLRGKWIQKSEPKIAGGTNLYISEAFCSWVLSYSNSRSLKEGVYIHSPLIKLGLQDHFFLNNLLLSVYAKCFGIKPAQKMFDGMSYKDMVSWTSMISAYVRNGNHEQALELFDQMVISGLVPNEFTFSSVIRSCASLRELEWGTRVQAQIIKYGFESNTVLGGALIDFYSKCDNFLEAYEIFTSMDNRDTVSWSTMISSFVQSQRWDQALRLYLQMIKVGVPPNEFTFVKLLTASSFLGLDYGKLIHAHLLLWGVELNLVLKTALVNMYVKCQRMDDALNVSNHTPESDVLLWTALISGYTQAFDLEKAIASFREMETLGVLPSTFTYSGLLTACSSVTALEVGKQLHSRVIKAGLEGDVSVGNSLIDMYMKCSQSVHNALQAFNEVLAPNVISWTSLVAGFTQRGLQGEAFRAFAEMLVVGAEPNCVTLSSILKGCGTTEDLSQVRNLHAYIIKTKADSDIAVGNSLVDAYTRVGVVDDAWCVIGRMKHRDAITYTCLATGLNQIGHHEMTLNIVLHMQDDDIKMDSFSLASFLCASASLAAIEPGKQIHCYSVKSGLDFWLSVSNGLVDLYGKCGSIRDAHKVFMKIPGPNVVSWNGLISGFASNGLFSSALSSFETMKLAGTKPDSITFLLVLYACSHGGLVDLGHEYFHSMHETYGITPQLDHYVCLVDLLGRAGYLKEAIAVIETMPLRPDALIYKTLLGSCRVHGNLSLGEHIARLCIELDPSDPAVYVLLANMYDDSGRSDLGDQTRWMMRERGLKKNPGQSWIEIRNKVHVFKSGGRSHSQITKIHEMLESLSDRFKSMGYLCGDDAASSHHSEKLAVAFGLLNTPSTAPIRIIKNLRICKDCHMFMRLVTQLFDREIVVRDGNRFHSFKNGHCSCKEYW, via the coding sequence ATGAGTTTCTGCAAATTCATCACCTCTGACTTGTTCTATTCTCCATTACTTCCTCCTTTTCAAACCCAAGTAATTATCCCTTCTCTTAGAAACCTGATTTTGCCTGCTTTTCTTCACTACTGCAATTTTGACCAACAGAAGCCATTTGCTTTCAGTTCTTTGCTTAGAGGAAAATGGATTCAGAAATCAGAACCCAAGATTGCTGGTGGAACGAATTTGTACATTTCAGAAGCTTTTTGTTCATGGGTTCTTTCTTATAGCAACTCAAGGTCATTGAAAGAGGGTGTATATATCCACAGCCCTTTAATCAAGCTGGGTCTACAGGACCACTTTTTTCTGAACAATCTTCTATTGTCTGTCTATGCAAAGTGTTTTGGGATTAAACCAGCACAGAAGATGTTTGATGGAATGTCTTACAAGGATATGGTATCATGGACCAGCATGATATCTGCTTATGTTAGAAATGGAAATCACGAACAGGCATTGGAATTGTTTGATCAAATGGTGATTTCTGGTTTAGTCCCTAATGAGTTTACTTTTTCTAGTGTTATACGGTCATGTGCTTCTCTAAGGGAGCTCGAGTGGGGAACTCGTGTGCAGGCACAGATAATAAAGTATGGATTTGAATCAAATACAGTACTGGGAGGTGCCTTGATTGACTTCTATTCTAAATGTGACAATTTTTTGGAAGCATATGAAATATTTACATCTATGGACAATCGTGATACAGTCTCTTGGTCCACAATGATCTCTTCCTTCGTCCAATCTCAAAGGTGGGATCAAGCTTTAAGACTATATCTTCAAATGATTAAGGTGGGGGTCCCTCCTAATGAGTTCACTTTCGTGAAACTTTTAACAGCATCCAGTTTTCTTGGTTTGGACTATGGGAAATTAATTCATGCTCATTTGTTACTGTGGGGGGTTGAGTTGAACTTGGTTTTAAAGACAGCTCTTGTAAATATGTATGTGAAATGTCAGAGGATGGATGATGCTTTGAATGTGTCAAACCATACTCCTGAATCTGATGTCTTACTGTGGACTGCTTTGATTTCTGGATACACTCAAGCCTTTGATCTTGAGAAGGCAATTGCTTCATTTCGTGAGATGGAGACACTGGGTGTCTTGCCGAGTACTTTCACTTATTCTGGTTTACTGACTGCTTGTTCCTCTGTCACAGCATTAGAAGTAGGGAAACAGCTCCATTCACGAGTGATCAAGGCTGGTCTGGAGGGGGATGTCTCTGTTGGAAATTCTCTCATTGATATGTACATGAAATGCTCTCAATCTGTACACAATGCTTTGCAAGCATTCAATGAGGTACTGGCACCTAATGTCATTTCTTGGACATCCCTGGTTGCCGGATTCACTCAACGTGGACTGCAAGGTGAAGCCTTTCGGGCATTTGCAGAGATGCTGGTTGTTGGTGCGGAGCCAAATTGCGTTACGCTCTCTAGTATCCTTAAGGGTTGTGGTACAACCGAAGATTTAAGTCAGGTAAGGAATCTTCATGCCTATATAATTAAAACTAAAGCAGACTCAGATATAGCTGTTGGGAATTCTCTTGTTGACGCTTATACTAGAGTTGGGGTGGTGGATGATGCATGGTGTGTCATAGGCAGGATGAAGCATAGAGATGCCATCACATATACATGCTTAGCCACAGGACTAAATCAGATAGGTCATCATGAAATGACATTAAACATCGTCCTGCACATGCAAGATGATGATATTAAAATGGACAGCTTTAGTTTGGCGAGCTTCTTATGTGCATCGGCTAGCTTAGCTGCGATAGAACCTGGAAAGCAGATTCATTGTTATTCTGTGAAATCTGGTCTAGACTTCTGGCTATCAGTCTCTAATGGCCTTGTTGACTTGTATGGGAAATGTGGAAGCATAAGGGATGCTCACAAAgtttttatgaaaattccagGGCCAAATGTTGTGTCATGGAATGGGTTGATATCAGGATTCGCATCGAATGGTCTTTTCTCTTCTGCTCTCTCAAGCTTTGAAACCATGAAGTTGGCAGGAACCAAACCTGATTCCATTACATTTTTATTGGTGCTTTATGCCTGTAGTCATGGTGGTTTAGTTGATCTGGGTCATGAGTATTTTCACTCAATGCATGAAACTTATGGTATCACACCTCAGTTGGATCACTATGTTTGCTTAGTAGATCTCCTTGGCCGGGCTGGATATCTAAAGGAGGCCATAGCTGTGATAGAAACTATGCCATTGAGGCCAGATGCATTGATCTACAAAACATTATTGGGTTCCTGTCGTGTACATGGAAACTTGTCTCTTGGGGAACATATAGCAAGGTTATGTATTGAGCTTGACCCGTCAGATCCAGCAGTCTATGTGCTTCTTGCAAACATGTATGATGACTCCGGAAGGTCAGATTTAGGTGATCAGACTCGCTGGATGATGAGGGAGAGAGGATTAAAGAAGAATCCAGGTCAAAGCTGGATTGAGATAAGGAACAAGGTTCATGTCTTCAAATCAGGAGGTAGATCCCACTCACAGATAACTAAGATTCACGAAATGTTAGAATCTCTGAGTGACAGATTTAAGAGCATGGGATACTTGTGTGGAGATGATGCAGCTTCATCTCATCACAGTGAGAAGTTGGCAGTTGCTTTCGGTCTTCTGAATACCCCATCAACAGCTCCAATACGTATAATCAAGAACCTACGTATTTGCAAAGACTGCCATATGTTTATGAGGCTTGTGACTCAATTGTTTGATAGAGAGATAGTTGTGAGGGATGGAAACCGTTTCCATTCATTCAAGAATGGGCACTGTTCATGCAAAGAATATTGGTAA